Proteins found in one Miscanthus floridulus cultivar M001 chromosome 4, ASM1932011v1, whole genome shotgun sequence genomic segment:
- the LOC136550835 gene encoding probable fucosyltransferase 8, which yields MTTSGGAARLVPKPVDDLEVAPAVEAEPWPWPVREKKVCHQAFLAGSLMTLLLLAFFVLGRESASSAIDLAKLTAMNNGTAGTTNAPHRRDELLGGLLPAGMDQWACRSRYESWQYYKHFPYAASPYLQGKLRAYEARHRRCAPGTPLYAKSVEQLRSGRSAEGMECTYVVWLPFDGLGNRILSMLSGFLYALLTDRVLLAALPPDSADLFCEPFPGATWRLPVEDFPVANLFGVGQDMEQSYTRLVGGKVVGTATNATAAVTPSYVYLSLGYRLRDRIFFCGEHQRVLRKVNWLLLYSDLYFAPSLYEVAEFQDELGRLFPEKESVHHLMSRYLLHPANPVWSLVIRYYRSYLAPATRRIGVQIRMYGHSSIPADDMYNQILNCSRQEHILPETTNDDDKAVTPTAVTGGDGNGSNNSAAIFIASLYSDYYKRLRSRYSTPHVAKGGGATRVSVFQRTHEERQATENLAHNQKALVEIYLLSFSEELVTSGLSTFGYVSSGLAGIQPAILLTAFNHKVPETPCRRAVSMEPCNLTPPRGLKCRDKGANEEDMARHIKVCEDFKDGVKFFD from the exons ATGACGACGAGTGGCGGCGCTGCACGCTTGGTACCAAAGCCGGTGGACGATCTGGAGGTGGCGCCAGCGGTGGAGGCGGAGCCGTGGCCATGGCCGGTGAGGGAGAAGAAGGTGTGTCACCAGGCTTTCCTCGCCGGCAGCCTGATGACGCTGCTGCTCCTCGCGTTCTTCGTCCTCGGCCGGGAGAGCGCGTCGTCAGCGATCGACCTCGCCAAGCTCACAGCCATGAACAATGGAACAGCAGGTAC GACGAACGCTCCTCATAGACGCGACGAGCTTCTCGGCGGGCTTCTCCCGGCGGGCATGGACCAGTGGGCATGCCGGAGCCGGTACGAGTCGTGGCAATACTACAAGCACTTCCCGTACGCGGCGTCGCCGTACCTCCAGGGCAAGCTGCGCGCCTACGAGGCTCGGCACCGGCGGTGCGCCCCCGGCACGCCGCTCTACGCCAAGTCCGTGGAGCAGCTCCGGTCCGGCCGCAGCGCTGAGGGCATGGAGTGCACCTACGTCGTGTGGCTCCCCTTCGACGGCCTCGGTAACCGCATTCTATCCATGCTGAGCGGCTTCCTCTACGCCCTGCTCACCGATCGCGTCCTCCTGGCCGCCTTGCCCCCGGACTCGGCCGACCTCTTCTGCGAGCCGTTCCCGGGCGCGACGTGGCGGCTCCCCGTGGAGGACTTCCCCGTCGCCAACCTGTTCGGGGTCGGGCAGGACATGGAGCAGTCGTACACGAGGCTGGTTGGTGGCAAGGTGGTCGGCACAGCCACGAACGCGACGGCGGCCGTGACTCCGTCGTACGTGTACCTGAGCCTAGGGTATCGACTCAGGGATAGGATCTTCTTCTGCGGCGAGCACCAGCGCGTGCTCCGCAAGGTCAACTGGCTGCTGCTGTACAGCGACCTCTACTTCGCGCCGTCGCTGTATGAGGTAGCCGAGTTCCAGGACGAGCTTGGGCGACTGTTCCCCGAGAAGGAGAGCGTGCACCACCTCATGTCCCGGTACCTGCTCCACCCGGCCAACCCCGTGTGGAGCTTGGTCATCAGGTATTACCGCTCGTACCTGGCTCCGGCGACACGGAGGATCGGCGTGCAGATCAGGATGTACGGCCACTCCTCAATCCCGGCCGATGACATGTACAACCAGATCCTCAATTGCTCCAGGCAGGAGCACATACTACCGGAAACCACCAACGACGATGACAAGGCTGTGACGCCGACCGCGGTGACTGGCGGCGATGGCAATGGCTCCAACAACTCCGCGGCCATCTTCATCGCGTCGCTGTACTCCGACTACTACAAGAGGCTGAGGTCGAGGTACTCCACGCCGCACGTGGCGAAGGGTGGCGGCGCGACGAGGGTAAGCGTGTTCCAGCGGACACACGAGGAGCGGCAGGCGACTGAGAACCTGGCGCACAACCAGAAGGCGCTCGTGGAGATATACTTGCTCAGCTTCTCCGAGGAGCTGGTCACATCCGGCCTGTCCACGTTTGGGTACGTCAGCAGCGGCCTCGCAGGCATCCAGCCAGCGATCCTGCTCACCGCGTTCAACCACAAGGTTCCTGAGACGCCGTGCCGGCGGGCAGTGTCCATGGAGCCCTGCAACCTCACGCCGCCCCGGGGCCTCAAGTGCCGGGACAAGGGCGCTAACGAGGAGGACATGGCACGCCATATCAAGGTCTGCGAGGATTTCAAGGATGGGGTCAAGTTTTTTGACTAG